The genomic window AGGATGGCATCGAGGGAGACAATGCCTTCCCGCCGCGCTTTCTGCGCGAATCCGACCAGGCGATCGATCGTTTCCTTGGGATTCTCACTAGGCGCGATGAAAACAGAGCCGAAACGGCGCATCGCCTGTAAGACGACGGACAGAGGGAATTGCAACATTACGGCTCCGATGGTACCTCCAAAGACGATCATGGCGGCGGTGGGCTGGACGATCTGGCCAAGATTACCGCCTTCGATCAAAAGCCCGGCCAGGATTCCGCCGACGGCGAGGACAATTCCGATGACGCTGGATTTATCCACGCTTACTTCTCCGGCTCAGGGCTGCCCGGCGCGGGGGATCTGGAAATCAGCGCGTGCGAAGAAGCGGAATCCCAGTGGAGTGAGAGGCCCTGCAAAACCGAGCGCCGAAAGGCGATGATGCGGGTTAGGAGTTCGTCGATTTTTTCGAGCACGACGATTTTTTCCCCGGTGATCAAAGTGACAACCGTGTCGGGAGACTGCTCCACGAACTTGATCAGGTCGGAATTCACGATGAGGGGTTTGTTGTTGAGGCGTGTGAGCTGAATCATGGATTGCCGCGCTTTCTAGTT from Candidatus Sulfotelmatobacter sp. includes these protein-coding regions:
- a CDS encoding flagellar FlbD family protein, translating into MIQLTRLNNKPLIVNSDLIKFVEQSPDTVVTLITGEKIVVLEKIDELLTRIIAFRRSVLQGLSLHWDSASSHALISRSPAPGSPEPEK